The DNA sequence CACCGACGTCGACTGGACCGCGCCGGCCGGGTTCTCCCTGCTCGCCCCGGCCTACCAGGAGGCGTACGGGTTGGACGCCGGGCAGATGCGCAGCGCGCTGACGAAGGTCGCCATGAAGAACCACGCCAACGGCGCCCGCAACGAGCGCGCCCAGTTCCGCAGGGCGGTCTCCGCCGAGACCGTGGAGAACTCGCCCCGGATCGCCGGGCCGCTCGGGGTGATGGACTGCTCGGGCGTCTCCGACGGCGCGGCGGCGGCGATCCTGGTCCGGGCCGAGGACGCCCACCGGTACACCGACAAGCCGGTCTTCCTGCGGGGGATGAGCTTCGTCGCCGGCTCCGGGGCCGGGCTGGCCGCCGACGGGTACGACTTCACCACCTTCCCCGAGGTGGTCGCCGCGGCCCGCCAGGCGTACGAGCAGGCCGGCGTCACCGACCCGGCGTCGGAGATCTCGCTGGCCGAGGTGCACGACTGCTTCACACCGACCGAGGTGGTGCTGATGGAGGATCTCGGGTTCTCCGAGCGCGGCAAGGCCTGGCGCGACATCCTCGACGGCCGGTACGACCTCGACGGGGCGCTCCCGGTCAACACCGACGGTGGTCTCAAGTCGTTCGGCCACCCGATCGGCGCGACCGGGCTGCGGATGATGTTCGAGTGCTTCACCCAGCTCCGGGGCGAGGCCGGCGCACGGCAGGTGCCCGACGCCCGGCTGGCGGTCGCGCAGAACCTGGGCGGGCAACCGGGCTCCTGCGTCGCGTTCGTGGCGGTCCTGGGGAACCAGCGATGAGCGGCCGGGTCACCCTCGACGGCCGGGCCGTGATCGTCACCGGCGCCGGCAACGGCATCGGCCGGGCGCACGCGCTGACCCTCGCCGAGCGGGGCGCGTCGGTGGTCGTCAACGACCTCGGCGGGGCGGTCGACGGCTCGGGTTCCTCGGGCGCGGCCGAGCGGGTCGTCGCGGAGATCCGCGCCGCCGGTGGCGTCGCCGTCGCGTCCACCGACTCCGTGGCCACCGCCGCCGGGGGCGCCGACCTCGTCGGCCGGGCGATCGACGAGTTCGGCCGGCTCGACGCGATCATCCACAACGCCGGCATCCTGCGCGACCGGACGCTGGCCAAGATGGCCGACGAGGACGTCCGCGCGGTGCTCGACGTGCACCTGGCCGGCGCGTTCCACGTGCTACGGCCCGCCTGGCCGCACCTGGTCGAGCGGGGGTACGGCCGGATCGTGCTGACCAGCTCGTCGTCCGGCCTGTTCGGCAACTTCGGCCAGGCCAACTACGGGGCCGCCAAGGCCGGTCTGATCGGTCTGATGAACGTGCTCGCGCTGGAGGGGGCCCGCCGGGGCATCCTCGTCAACGCGATCGCGCCGACCGCGGCGACCCGGATGACCGAGAACCTCCTCGGCGACCTGACCGACCGGTTCGACCCGCGGCACGTCGCCGCGGTGGCGACCTTCCTCGCCTCCGAGCAGTGCCGGCTCAACCGGCACATCCTCACCGTCGGCGGCGGGCGGGTCGGGCGGATCTTCCTGGGCGTCACGCCCGGCTGGTACGGCGGGACCGAGCCCGCCTCGCCGGACGACATCCTCGACGCCGTCGACGACATCTGCCGGCTCGACGACTTCATCGTGCCCGACAGCGGCGCCGACGAGGTGACGCTGATCCAGCGCGTCCTCGGCGGGCCGTCCGGACCGTCCGCCTGAACCGTCGCGGACCCTCCAGAAAGCGAGTCACCATGCCGGTCAGCGAAGTGCACCACGTGGCCATGACCGTCTCCGACGTCGACCGCGCCGCGGACTTCTACGAGCAGGCGCTGGGCTACCGCCGGACGCTGCGTACCGAGGTCGGCGGCCCCGGGATCGAGGTGTCGCTGGGGCTGCCCGCCGGCACCACCGGCCGGGTCCAGTACCTCCAGGGGCCCAGCCGGATCGGGCAGCTCGAACTCATCGAGTGGAACGGCGTCAAGACCCGTACGGCCACCGCCGGTCACCTGGAGCTGGGCACCTTCCTGCTCAGCTTCGAGGTGCCCCGGGACGAGCTGGACGAGCTGCACCGGCGGCTGGTCGAGCTGGGCGCGGAGTGCCTGTCCGCGCCGAACCGGGTGCTGCTGGAGAACTACGGCCACATCACCGCGTTCGCCGCCCGCGACCTCGACGGCAACCTGCTGGAGTTCGTGTCCCTGCCGTCCCGGGAGGAGATCCTGGCCCGGCGGCGGGGGAGCGACGCCTGATG is a window from the Micromonospora sp. DSM 45708 genome containing:
- a CDS encoding acetyl-CoA acetyltransferase — protein: MASRRTTHDVAIVAMGCTPFRDHWNSSADDLLVDAVRECVGSLPGSTLDDVDAFWVGTQGSGMSGQTLARPLRLVGKPVTRVENYCATGSEAFRNAAFAVASGAYDMVMATGVEKLKDSAYSGLSAVFPPADGTDVDWTAPAGFSLLAPAYQEAYGLDAGQMRSALTKVAMKNHANGARNERAQFRRAVSAETVENSPRIAGPLGVMDCSGVSDGAAAAILVRAEDAHRYTDKPVFLRGMSFVAGSGAGLAADGYDFTTFPEVVAAARQAYEQAGVTDPASEISLAEVHDCFTPTEVVLMEDLGFSERGKAWRDILDGRYDLDGALPVNTDGGLKSFGHPIGATGLRMMFECFTQLRGEAGARQVPDARLAVAQNLGGQPGSCVAFVAVLGNQR
- a CDS encoding SDR family NAD(P)-dependent oxidoreductase, with translation MSGRVTLDGRAVIVTGAGNGIGRAHALTLAERGASVVVNDLGGAVDGSGSSGAAERVVAEIRAAGGVAVASTDSVATAAGGADLVGRAIDEFGRLDAIIHNAGILRDRTLAKMADEDVRAVLDVHLAGAFHVLRPAWPHLVERGYGRIVLTSSSSGLFGNFGQANYGAAKAGLIGLMNVLALEGARRGILVNAIAPTAATRMTENLLGDLTDRFDPRHVAAVATFLASEQCRLNRHILTVGGGRVGRIFLGVTPGWYGGTEPASPDDILDAVDDICRLDDFIVPDSGADEVTLIQRVLGGPSGPSA
- a CDS encoding VOC family protein; this encodes MPVSEVHHVAMTVSDVDRAADFYEQALGYRRTLRTEVGGPGIEVSLGLPAGTTGRVQYLQGPSRIGQLELIEWNGVKTRTATAGHLELGTFLLSFEVPRDELDELHRRLVELGAECLSAPNRVLLENYGHITAFAARDLDGNLLEFVSLPSREEILARRRGSDA